The genomic window ACCAAAAAAACACAAAGGGCTTACCGTTAACGCTTTAATTTTCGTGCATCTTTGTGTCTTTGAGCCTTTGTGGCTAAAAAAGGCTTTTTGGAGTAGACTCAATAATGAATAATAGGACTTTGGTTTTTTTGACTGGAGTGATTAAGGATTCTTAAAACAAATCTTCCAATGATAAATAGCGTTCCCCAGTATCATAAGCAAAAGTCAATACTCGTTTCCCGACCAATTGTTCTTGTATTTGATGAATGGCAGCAAGGGAAGCGCCTGTGGAAATTCCGATAAATAAACCTTCTTCTAAAGCAGCTCTTTGGGTGAATAAATAAGCCTCCTCCTTTGTTATTTTAATCACTTCGTCTAAGATTTCTGTATTTAGATTCTTGGGAATGAATCCAGCTCCAATGCCTTGGATGGCATGAGGTCCAGCTTTACCTTCGCTTATAAAGGGGGAGTCGCTTGGTTCTACTGCGATTACTTTTAGGTTTGGCCAATGCTTCTTTAACTCTAAGGCTATACCACTAATATGTCCACCTGTTCCCACTCCACTTATCAAAACATCTAATCCCTCTGGAAAGTCATTTATGATTTCTTGTGCTGTAGTTTGACTATGTATTTCAGGGTTGGCAGGATTTTCGAACTGCATGGGCATCCAAGCATTTAAGTCGGCTTGCAATTCTTTGGCTTTATCAATGGCACCTTTCATACCTAGTTCTTTTGGGGTGAGTATGATTTCAGCACCATAAGCTTTCATAAGTTTTCGCCTTTCTATGGACATGGATTCGGGCATGGTTAATATTAAGCGATATTTTTTTACAGCAGAAACCAGAGCCAATCCTATTCCTGTATTTCCCGAAGTGGGTTCTATGATAATACCATTTTTTTTGAGGATTCCTTTGTTTTCGGCATCCGTGATCATGGCTAAAGCAATCCTATCTTTTATGCTTCCACCAGGATTTTGTTTTTCTAGTTTGACCCAAGCGTCTAAATTGGGTTTAAATAGTCTGTTGATTTGAAGAACTGGAGTATTTCCTATTAATTCTAATATATTTTGTTTTTTCATGTCTTTTCGTTTTTAGATGACAAAGTCAATCTTATCTTTTTGTTCTTGTTGGTTATTTCTTAAATGAATCTTAGCTTGATTTAGAACCACAGAATGGGGAGCTACAGACTGAGTAAGCCAAACATTTCCGCCGATGGTTGAATGATGGCCAATGATAGTATCTCCACCAAGAATTGTAGAGCCTGCATAAATCACGGTATGATCTTCGATGCTTGGATGTCGCTTCTTACCTCCTAAACTCTTCGAAACACTCAAAGCGCCAAGCGTTACTCCTTGATATATCTTTACATGTTTACCAATTTCGGTAGTTTCTCCAATCACGATACCCGTGCCATGATCTATACAAAAAGACTCCCCAATTTTAGCATGGGCATGAATATCGATTCCTGTTTTGCTGTGGGAAAATTCGGTGAGCATTCGGGGAATGATAGTCACTGATAAATTATTCAGAACATGAGCAATTCGATAGACTAAAATGGCATAGAAACCAGGATATGATATAATAACCTCCTCTATGGATTTTGCTGCTGGATCGCCTTCATAAATCGCCGTGGCATCTTTGATCAAGGTCTCATAGATTTTAGGTAACTCTTCTTTGAATTGAATGATAGGCTCTTTGGTATCCGAAACACCCGAATCATAAGATTCCAGTATTTCTTTTAGAAGAACTAGAATATCATCTAGGTTTATTTCTTCATCTTCATTATCACAGAATGATAAAATAGGAAATAGATAGCCTATGGTTTCATTGAGGAAATCATGAACCTTTTTTCTACGGGGAACTCTGCCTAAGCTGTTTTCCAAAAACTGACCACGGGATTGTATAAAGTTGTTTTTTCTCATTTTTTCTAGCATAAAAAAAGCCCTCTCGAATTTCGAAAGGGCTGTATATATTAATATCTTGATTTCTAAATTTCTCGAATACACATCACCCTATCACTATTGGTTTCCCAAGAGCAACAACAATTATTAGTAATGTGTATGTTTTTTATCATGGGGCAAAAGTATTGATTATTTGGTTTTCAATAAATAGATGGCATGTTAATTTATTCCTTTTTTACCATCCACTTCATTAAAGATATCAATAATGAAGTGGATGAAAATGTAAGGTTTTTATGGTTGTCAATGAATTGCTCATTCGAATAATTATCTATTTCTATGATTTTTAGTAAAATTAAAAAGCAATTAAATTGTAGTATAGCTTTTGAGTAAATTGCGTATAATATAAAAGCCAGATATACAGTGTTTAAAAAATGAAAATGATGTATAAATAGTGTAGTGTTTATTGATAATGATGTATTAATTATGTAGTGGAAAGTTTGTCTTAACCAGTTAATTATACCGAGTTTTGTTAACTAACCTTTAACAAAAAGACTATATGAGCAATACTTTACATTATTTATTTATCCATGTTTTTGTTTTTTTATTTGTTGTTAATGCTTCTTCCCAAGTAGGCGAAGTAATCTGGCAAGAAGACTTTAATAATCTTGATAATTGGATCATTGAGACTGGAAATGGTAGTTGGGGATGGGGTAATGGTGAATTAGAGTTTTATCAGAGCGATAATGTCACTATTGAGGAAGTTTCAGAAGAACCTGGGAATTTCGCCCTTCGTATAACAGCACGACAAGAATCAGGTGCAAATATAGTGGACCAATGGGGAAACCCTTTAAATTACACTTCCGGGAGAATCAATACCAAATCGAAAGTTTCTCTTCAATATGGAGTGGTAGAAACTCGTGTTCGAATTCCTAATATAGATTTAGGTGGTTGGCCAGCAGTTTGGATGTTAGGCACCGCCAATTATTCATGGCCAACTAAAGGAGAAATAGACATCATGGAAATGGGACATCAGCAAGCTTTCAGAGACTTACATGATGGACATAATGGAGGCAATGGATTAAATAATTCTACAGTGAATCAAATGGTTGGTTCTAATGCCATCTTTTTTAGTGAGGATGCTATAAATCCTGATAATCCTTCTGGAGCAGCTAGCCTTGCATGGGATCCGGATGATGAGTACTGCAGACCTTATTTTAATCATAACGATCCGCTTATTGATAGATACCTTATTTACCGTACCTATTGGGATGAAAATAGTTTGAGATTTACAGTAATCGATAATGATATTGAATATGATTTATTTGCTGAGACATTCTACATAGATTCTATTAGTGATGAGTTTAATCAACCTTTTTTCTTGATTGTAAATATGGCTATTGGCGGAGCCTTTACAGATGCTTATAATCTTGGCGACCCAGGGAGTGGAGAGGCTGTTTCAATGCCTTTTGATGCTGAAATGTATGTTGATTATATAAAAGTAATGGAATGGAATGGTCAGGGTAGTGTTAATGTTGGACCTCCTCAAGAACAATTAGAAACATTTGGAATATTTACCGACGAAACACCCACTAATAATGCCCTATTTACTAATGAACCTGCACATATTTATGTTTGGGAAGGTACGCTATCAGATGGTAATATCCCACCTTACGAAGGAGAAAATGGCATTAGTTGGATTAGTAATGGTTTAGGTTGGTTTGGTGCTGGAATTATGTCGGCTCAACCTATTAATCTTTTGGGTTTTGGCGAAGGATATTTGAAATTCAGAATTAAAATTCCTGCTCATGTGAGTTTTCAGATAGGCGTGATTGATGCTTGGGGAAATCAAAATTACGTAGA from Lentimicrobium sp. L6 includes these protein-coding regions:
- a CDS encoding T9SS type A sorting domain-containing protein; this encodes MSNTLHYLFIHVFVFLFVVNASSQVGEVIWQEDFNNLDNWIIETGNGSWGWGNGELEFYQSDNVTIEEVSEEPGNFALRITARQESGANIVDQWGNPLNYTSGRINTKSKVSLQYGVVETRVRIPNIDLGGWPAVWMLGTANYSWPTKGEIDIMEMGHQQAFRDLHDGHNGGNGLNNSTVNQMVGSNAIFFSEDAINPDNPSGAASLAWDPDDEYCRPYFNHNDPLIDRYLIYRTYWDENSLRFTVIDNDIEYDLFAETFYIDSISDEFNQPFFLIVNMAIGGAFTDAYNLGDPGSGEAVSMPFDAEMYVDYIKVMEWNGQGSVNVGPPQEQLETFGIFTDETPTNNALFTNEPAHIYVWEGTLSDGNIPPYEGENGISWISNGLGWFGAGIMSAQPINLLGFGEGYLKFRIKIPAHVSFQIGVIDAWGNQNYVEFPANQTKYDLVRNGEWGQASIPISDLRGEFIDLRMLSYEFVILEVNGANCEFALDDIYYDGGMVAAIETQNLSNKSLLSINPNPVMTQATVAFEIEDSGDIEMIVYDIFGRKIEDLVKGFRPSGQYEFTWSPKNLNPGIYFIHLKTASGEVVKKTIIQ
- the cysK gene encoding cysteine synthase A, with the protein product MKKQNILELIGNTPVLQINRLFKPNLDAWVKLEKQNPGGSIKDRIALAMITDAENKGILKKNGIIIEPTSGNTGIGLALVSAVKKYRLILTMPESMSIERRKLMKAYGAEIILTPKELGMKGAIDKAKELQADLNAWMPMQFENPANPEIHSQTTAQEIINDFPEGLDVLISGVGTGGHISGIALELKKHWPNLKVIAVEPSDSPFISEGKAGPHAIQGIGAGFIPKNLNTEILDEVIKITKEEAYLFTQRAALEEGLFIGISTGASLAAIHQIQEQLVGKRVLTFAYDTGERYLSLEDLF
- a CDS encoding serine O-acetyltransferase, which translates into the protein MRKNNFIQSRGQFLENSLGRVPRRKKVHDFLNETIGYLFPILSFCDNEDEEINLDDILVLLKEILESYDSGVSDTKEPIIQFKEELPKIYETLIKDATAIYEGDPAAKSIEEVIISYPGFYAILVYRIAHVLNNLSVTIIPRMLTEFSHSKTGIDIHAHAKIGESFCIDHGTGIVIGETTEIGKHVKIYQGVTLGALSVSKSLGGKKRHPSIEDHTVIYAGSTILGGDTIIGHHSTIGGNVWLTQSVAPHSVVLNQAKIHLRNNQQEQKDKIDFVI